Proteins co-encoded in one Deltaproteobacteria bacterium genomic window:
- a CDS encoding 30S ribosomal protein S12: protein MPTINQLVRKGRKRVKQKSSTPALQGCPQKRGVCVRVYTTTPKKPNSALRKIARVRLTNGIEVTSYIPGVGHNLQEHSVVLIRGGRVKDLPGVRYHIIRGTLDATGVQDRRQGRSKYGAKKPK, encoded by the coding sequence ATGCCAACCATTAATCAGCTGGTCCGAAAAGGACGAAAAAGGGTCAAGCAGAAATCGAGCACACCTGCTTTGCAGGGATGCCCCCAGAAGCGCGGCGTGTGCGTTCGGGTCTATACCACCACACCCAAAAAGCCGAATTCAGCGCTGCGGAAGATTGCTCGAGTGCGACTGACGAACGGCATCGAAGTGACCTCCTACATTCCGGGTGTCGGTCACAATCTGCAGGAGCACTCTGTTGTTTTGATAAGGGGAGGGCGCGTCAAAGACCTGCCGGGTGTGCGCTATCATATAATTCGCGGGACCCTCGATGCCACAGGAGTACAGGACCGACGTCAGGGCCGGTCCAAGTACGGGGCAAAGAAACCCAAATAG